The following proteins are encoded in a genomic region of Cervus elaphus chromosome 15, mCerEla1.1, whole genome shotgun sequence:
- the ENO4 gene encoding enolase 4 isoform X3, producing MGEEGGGRSCGTTRELQKLKQQAMEYYRENDVPRRLEELLNSTFYLQPADVYGHLNICSVVISTHFEVHENASPELAEAEELERLDAVSTAVQWVNETITEELQGLVPSNQAEVDQVLRTFFENKVQEDKERKELEKNLKDSTVLSPQSPPPPPPPPPPSKKKGQKQGRMETAAEKPIIPAEPPEAVLCGSMAIGAVSLAVAKTSAMLDNNPLYLNIALLKHHQEQPEKLTIPLLMVSLVSCGKSSPGKLNLMKEVICIPHPGLTAKQGVEMLLEIQKHINKAIEMSPPPKPEMKKSHDGGKRGQQQITGKISHLGCLTINYDTIEQPLLLIQGICANLGLELGTNLHLAINCAAHELMDYSKGKYEVMMGTYKSAAEMVDLYVDLINKFPSIIALIDPFRKEDSEQWDSIYNALGSRCYIIAGTASQSISKLLEEGNVSILKYSGLIIRHTNQTTMSDLVEITSLIHGKKHIAVFGSTEGESSDDSLVDLAVGLGVRFIKLGGLSRGERVTKYNRLITIEEELGQNGTLGFNEEHTFFYWNKEAEKAGELPEVPEPIFPTEVAEELAKL from the exons ATGGGGGAAGAAGGCGGCGGCCGCAGCTGTGGGACCACTAGGgagctgcagaagctgaagcagCAGGCGATGGAGTATTACCGCGAGAACGACGTTCCGCGCAGGCTGGAAGAGCTGCTCAACTCCACCTTCTACCTCCAGCCTGCCGACGTCTACGGGCACCTG AACATATGTTCTGTGGTGATCTCAACTCACTTTGAAGTCCACGAGAACGCTTCACCTGAGCTAGCTGAAGCCGAGGAATTGGAAAGGTTGGATGCTGTCAGCACCGCAGTGCAGTGGGTCAACGAAACCATCACTGAGGAGCTCCAGGGCCTAGTGCCCTCCAACCAGGCTGAGGTGGATCAGGTGCTCAG gacattctttgaaaataaagtacaagaagataaggagagaaaagaattggaaaagaacctaaaagaCTCAACAGTGCTTTCACCCCagtcaccaccacccccacctcctcctccacctccatcCAAGAAAAAAGGACAAAAGCAAG gaaGGATGGAGACTGCTGCAGAAAAACCAATTATACCTGCAGAACCTCCTGAGGCTGTCCTCTGTGGCAGCATGGCCATAGGGGCTGTGTCACTGGCTGTTGCCAAAACCAGTGCCATGCTGGACAATAATCCTCTCTACCTGAACATTGCATTATTGAAGCACCACCAG GAACAGCCAGAAAAGCTAACTATACCTCTTCTGATGGTGTCGCTGGTCAGCTGTGGGAAgtcatcacctgggaagctgaatTTGATGAAAGAAGTGATCTGTATACCCCATCCTGGATTAACAGCTAAACAA GGTGTGGAGATGCTTCTGGAAATTCAGAAACACATCAACAAAGCAATTGAAATG TCCCCTCCTCCAAAGCCAGAGATGAAAAAAAGTCATGATGGAGGCAAAAGAGGCCAA CAGCAGATCACCGGCAAGATCTCCCATCTTGGCTGTTTAACCATTAATTACGACACTATAGAGCAGCCACTGCTCCTCATACAAGGAATCTGTGCAAACCTGGGGCTAGAATTGGGAACAAACCTGCATCTAGCCATCAACTGTGCTGCACATGAGCTGATGGACTAT agtaaaggaaaatatgaaGTGATGATGGGGACCTACAAAAGTGCAGCTGAGATGGTTGACCTGTATGTGGATCTGATCAACAAGTTCCCTTCAATTATTGCCTTAATTGACCCTTTCAGGAAGGAG GACTCTGAACAGTGGGACAGCATCTATAATGCTCTTGGTTCCAGGTGTTACATAATTGCGGGCACCGCATCCCAAAGCATCTCTaagctgctggaggagggcaacgTCAGCATCCTCAAATACAGCGGGCTGATCATAAGACACACCAACCAAACCACCATGTCAGACCTGGTGGAAATAACCAGCCTCATCCACG GTAAGAAGCACATCGCTGTCTTTGGAAGCACAGAAGGAGAGTCATCTGATGACAGCCTTGTCGATTTG GCTGTTGGACTTGGTGTCCGGTTTATCAAGTTGGGAGGTCTTTCTCGTGGCGAACGGGTGACTAAGTACAACCGCCTCATTACTATAGAGGAAGAACTTGGCCAGAATGGAACACTGG GCTTCAATGAAGAACACACATTTTTCTACTGGAATAAGGAAGCTGAAAAGGCTGGTGAGCTGCCCGAGGTCCCTGAGCCCATCTTCCCCACAGAAGTTGCAGAGGAACTTGCCAAACTTTGA
- the ENO4 gene encoding enolase 4 isoform X4: MGEEGGGRSCGTTRELQKLKQQAMEYYRENDVPRRLEELLNSTFYLQPADVYGHLANCFSKLAKPPTICKVVGKNVLDGLGLPTLQVEIFCTIQNFPKNICSVVISTHFEVHENASPELAEAEELERLDAVSTAVQWVNETITEELQGLVPSNQAEVDQVLRTFFENKVQEDKERKELEKNLKDSTVLSPQSPPPPPPPPPPSKKKGQKQGRMETAAEKPIIPAEPPEAVLCGSMAIGAVSLAVAKTSAMLDNNPLYLNIALLKHHQEQPEKLTIPLLMVSLVSCGKSSPGKLNLMKEVICIPHPGLTAKQGVEMLLEIQKHINKAIEMSPPPKPEMKKSHDGGKRGQSKGKYEVMMGTYKSAAEMVDLYVDLINKFPSIIALIDPFRKEDSEQWDSIYNALGSRCYIIAGTASQSISKLLEEGNVSILKYSGLIIRHTNQTTMSDLVEITSLIHGKKHIAVFGSTEGESSDDSLVDLAVGLGVRFIKLGGLSRGERVTKYNRLITIEEELGQNGTLGFNEEHTFFYWNKEAEKAGELPEVPEPIFPTEVAEELAKL, encoded by the exons ATGGGGGAAGAAGGCGGCGGCCGCAGCTGTGGGACCACTAGGgagctgcagaagctgaagcagCAGGCGATGGAGTATTACCGCGAGAACGACGTTCCGCGCAGGCTGGAAGAGCTGCTCAACTCCACCTTCTACCTCCAGCCTGCCGACGTCTACGGGCACCTG gcaAACTGCTTTTCTAAACTTGCAAAACCTCCCACCATATGCAAAGTCGTGGGGAAAAATGTGCTGGATGGACTTGGGCTTCCAACGCTCCAAGTGGAAATATTCTGCACCATTCAAAATTTTCCCAAG AACATATGTTCTGTGGTGATCTCAACTCACTTTGAAGTCCACGAGAACGCTTCACCTGAGCTAGCTGAAGCCGAGGAATTGGAAAGGTTGGATGCTGTCAGCACCGCAGTGCAGTGGGTCAACGAAACCATCACTGAGGAGCTCCAGGGCCTAGTGCCCTCCAACCAGGCTGAGGTGGATCAGGTGCTCAG gacattctttgaaaataaagtacaagaagataaggagagaaaagaattggaaaagaacctaaaagaCTCAACAGTGCTTTCACCCCagtcaccaccacccccacctcctcctccacctccatcCAAGAAAAAAGGACAAAAGCAAG gaaGGATGGAGACTGCTGCAGAAAAACCAATTATACCTGCAGAACCTCCTGAGGCTGTCCTCTGTGGCAGCATGGCCATAGGGGCTGTGTCACTGGCTGTTGCCAAAACCAGTGCCATGCTGGACAATAATCCTCTCTACCTGAACATTGCATTATTGAAGCACCACCAG GAACAGCCAGAAAAGCTAACTATACCTCTTCTGATGGTGTCGCTGGTCAGCTGTGGGAAgtcatcacctgggaagctgaatTTGATGAAAGAAGTGATCTGTATACCCCATCCTGGATTAACAGCTAAACAA GGTGTGGAGATGCTTCTGGAAATTCAGAAACACATCAACAAAGCAATTGAAATG TCCCCTCCTCCAAAGCCAGAGATGAAAAAAAGTCATGATGGAGGCAAAAGAGGCCAA agtaaaggaaaatatgaaGTGATGATGGGGACCTACAAAAGTGCAGCTGAGATGGTTGACCTGTATGTGGATCTGATCAACAAGTTCCCTTCAATTATTGCCTTAATTGACCCTTTCAGGAAGGAG GACTCTGAACAGTGGGACAGCATCTATAATGCTCTTGGTTCCAGGTGTTACATAATTGCGGGCACCGCATCCCAAAGCATCTCTaagctgctggaggagggcaacgTCAGCATCCTCAAATACAGCGGGCTGATCATAAGACACACCAACCAAACCACCATGTCAGACCTGGTGGAAATAACCAGCCTCATCCACG GTAAGAAGCACATCGCTGTCTTTGGAAGCACAGAAGGAGAGTCATCTGATGACAGCCTTGTCGATTTG GCTGTTGGACTTGGTGTCCGGTTTATCAAGTTGGGAGGTCTTTCTCGTGGCGAACGGGTGACTAAGTACAACCGCCTCATTACTATAGAGGAAGAACTTGGCCAGAATGGAACACTGG GCTTCAATGAAGAACACACATTTTTCTACTGGAATAAGGAAGCTGAAAAGGCTGGTGAGCTGCCCGAGGTCCCTGAGCCCATCTTCCCCACAGAAGTTGCAGAGGAACTTGCCAAACTTTGA
- the ENO4 gene encoding enolase 4 isoform X5, translating into MGEEGGGRSCGTTRELQKLKQQAMEYYRENDVPRRLEELLNSTFYLQPADVYGHLANCFSKLAKPPTICKVVGKNVLDGLGLPTLQVEIFCTIQNFPKNICSVVISTHFEVHENASPELAEAEELERLDAVSTAVQWVNETITEELQGLVPSNQAEVDQVLRTFFENKVQEDKERKELEKNLKDSTVLSPQSPPPPPPPPPPSKKKGQKQGRMETAAEKPIIPAEPPEAVLCGSMAIGAVSLAVAKTSAMLDNNPLYLNIALLKHHQEQPEKLTIPLLMVSLVSCGKSSPGKLNLMKEVICIPHPGLTAKQSPPPKPEMKKSHDGGKRGQSKGKYEVMMGTYKSAAEMVDLYVDLINKFPSIIALIDPFRKEDSEQWDSIYNALGSRCYIIAGTASQSISKLLEEGNVSILKYSGLIIRHTNQTTMSDLVEITSLIHGKKHIAVFGSTEGESSDDSLVDLAVGLGVRFIKLGGLSRGERVTKYNRLITIEEELGQNGTLGFNEEHTFFYWNKEAEKAGELPEVPEPIFPTEVAEELAKL; encoded by the exons ATGGGGGAAGAAGGCGGCGGCCGCAGCTGTGGGACCACTAGGgagctgcagaagctgaagcagCAGGCGATGGAGTATTACCGCGAGAACGACGTTCCGCGCAGGCTGGAAGAGCTGCTCAACTCCACCTTCTACCTCCAGCCTGCCGACGTCTACGGGCACCTG gcaAACTGCTTTTCTAAACTTGCAAAACCTCCCACCATATGCAAAGTCGTGGGGAAAAATGTGCTGGATGGACTTGGGCTTCCAACGCTCCAAGTGGAAATATTCTGCACCATTCAAAATTTTCCCAAG AACATATGTTCTGTGGTGATCTCAACTCACTTTGAAGTCCACGAGAACGCTTCACCTGAGCTAGCTGAAGCCGAGGAATTGGAAAGGTTGGATGCTGTCAGCACCGCAGTGCAGTGGGTCAACGAAACCATCACTGAGGAGCTCCAGGGCCTAGTGCCCTCCAACCAGGCTGAGGTGGATCAGGTGCTCAG gacattctttgaaaataaagtacaagaagataaggagagaaaagaattggaaaagaacctaaaagaCTCAACAGTGCTTTCACCCCagtcaccaccacccccacctcctcctccacctccatcCAAGAAAAAAGGACAAAAGCAAG gaaGGATGGAGACTGCTGCAGAAAAACCAATTATACCTGCAGAACCTCCTGAGGCTGTCCTCTGTGGCAGCATGGCCATAGGGGCTGTGTCACTGGCTGTTGCCAAAACCAGTGCCATGCTGGACAATAATCCTCTCTACCTGAACATTGCATTATTGAAGCACCACCAG GAACAGCCAGAAAAGCTAACTATACCTCTTCTGATGGTGTCGCTGGTCAGCTGTGGGAAgtcatcacctgggaagctgaatTTGATGAAAGAAGTGATCTGTATACCCCATCCTGGATTAACAGCTAAACAA TCCCCTCCTCCAAAGCCAGAGATGAAAAAAAGTCATGATGGAGGCAAAAGAGGCCAA agtaaaggaaaatatgaaGTGATGATGGGGACCTACAAAAGTGCAGCTGAGATGGTTGACCTGTATGTGGATCTGATCAACAAGTTCCCTTCAATTATTGCCTTAATTGACCCTTTCAGGAAGGAG GACTCTGAACAGTGGGACAGCATCTATAATGCTCTTGGTTCCAGGTGTTACATAATTGCGGGCACCGCATCCCAAAGCATCTCTaagctgctggaggagggcaacgTCAGCATCCTCAAATACAGCGGGCTGATCATAAGACACACCAACCAAACCACCATGTCAGACCTGGTGGAAATAACCAGCCTCATCCACG GTAAGAAGCACATCGCTGTCTTTGGAAGCACAGAAGGAGAGTCATCTGATGACAGCCTTGTCGATTTG GCTGTTGGACTTGGTGTCCGGTTTATCAAGTTGGGAGGTCTTTCTCGTGGCGAACGGGTGACTAAGTACAACCGCCTCATTACTATAGAGGAAGAACTTGGCCAGAATGGAACACTGG GCTTCAATGAAGAACACACATTTTTCTACTGGAATAAGGAAGCTGAAAAGGCTGGTGAGCTGCCCGAGGTCCCTGAGCCCATCTTCCCCACAGAAGTTGCAGAGGAACTTGCCAAACTTTGA
- the ENO4 gene encoding enolase 4 isoform X2 has protein sequence MGEEGGGRSCGTTRELQKLKQQAMEYYRENDVPRRLEELLNSTFYLQPADVYGHLANCFSKLAKPPTICKVVGKNVLDGLGLPTLQVEIFCTIQNFPKNICSVVISTHFEVHENASPELAEAEELERLDAVSTAVQWVNETITEELQGLVPSNQAEVDQVLRTFFENKVQEDKERKELEKNLKDSTVLSPQSPPPPPPPPPPSKKKGQKQGRMETAAEKPIIPAEPPEAVLCGSMAIGAVSLAVAKTSAMLDNNPLYLNIALLKHHQEQPEKLTIPLLMVSLVSCGKSSPGKLNLMKEVICIPHPGLTAKQSPPPKPEMKKSHDGGKRGQQQITGKISHLGCLTINYDTIEQPLLLIQGICANLGLELGTNLHLAINCAAHELMDYSKGKYEVMMGTYKSAAEMVDLYVDLINKFPSIIALIDPFRKEDSEQWDSIYNALGSRCYIIAGTASQSISKLLEEGNVSILKYSGLIIRHTNQTTMSDLVEITSLIHGKKHIAVFGSTEGESSDDSLVDLAVGLGVRFIKLGGLSRGERVTKYNRLITIEEELGQNGTLGFNEEHTFFYWNKEAEKAGELPEVPEPIFPTEVAEELAKL, from the exons ATGGGGGAAGAAGGCGGCGGCCGCAGCTGTGGGACCACTAGGgagctgcagaagctgaagcagCAGGCGATGGAGTATTACCGCGAGAACGACGTTCCGCGCAGGCTGGAAGAGCTGCTCAACTCCACCTTCTACCTCCAGCCTGCCGACGTCTACGGGCACCTG gcaAACTGCTTTTCTAAACTTGCAAAACCTCCCACCATATGCAAAGTCGTGGGGAAAAATGTGCTGGATGGACTTGGGCTTCCAACGCTCCAAGTGGAAATATTCTGCACCATTCAAAATTTTCCCAAG AACATATGTTCTGTGGTGATCTCAACTCACTTTGAAGTCCACGAGAACGCTTCACCTGAGCTAGCTGAAGCCGAGGAATTGGAAAGGTTGGATGCTGTCAGCACCGCAGTGCAGTGGGTCAACGAAACCATCACTGAGGAGCTCCAGGGCCTAGTGCCCTCCAACCAGGCTGAGGTGGATCAGGTGCTCAG gacattctttgaaaataaagtacaagaagataaggagagaaaagaattggaaaagaacctaaaagaCTCAACAGTGCTTTCACCCCagtcaccaccacccccacctcctcctccacctccatcCAAGAAAAAAGGACAAAAGCAAG gaaGGATGGAGACTGCTGCAGAAAAACCAATTATACCTGCAGAACCTCCTGAGGCTGTCCTCTGTGGCAGCATGGCCATAGGGGCTGTGTCACTGGCTGTTGCCAAAACCAGTGCCATGCTGGACAATAATCCTCTCTACCTGAACATTGCATTATTGAAGCACCACCAG GAACAGCCAGAAAAGCTAACTATACCTCTTCTGATGGTGTCGCTGGTCAGCTGTGGGAAgtcatcacctgggaagctgaatTTGATGAAAGAAGTGATCTGTATACCCCATCCTGGATTAACAGCTAAACAA TCCCCTCCTCCAAAGCCAGAGATGAAAAAAAGTCATGATGGAGGCAAAAGAGGCCAA CAGCAGATCACCGGCAAGATCTCCCATCTTGGCTGTTTAACCATTAATTACGACACTATAGAGCAGCCACTGCTCCTCATACAAGGAATCTGTGCAAACCTGGGGCTAGAATTGGGAACAAACCTGCATCTAGCCATCAACTGTGCTGCACATGAGCTGATGGACTAT agtaaaggaaaatatgaaGTGATGATGGGGACCTACAAAAGTGCAGCTGAGATGGTTGACCTGTATGTGGATCTGATCAACAAGTTCCCTTCAATTATTGCCTTAATTGACCCTTTCAGGAAGGAG GACTCTGAACAGTGGGACAGCATCTATAATGCTCTTGGTTCCAGGTGTTACATAATTGCGGGCACCGCATCCCAAAGCATCTCTaagctgctggaggagggcaacgTCAGCATCCTCAAATACAGCGGGCTGATCATAAGACACACCAACCAAACCACCATGTCAGACCTGGTGGAAATAACCAGCCTCATCCACG GTAAGAAGCACATCGCTGTCTTTGGAAGCACAGAAGGAGAGTCATCTGATGACAGCCTTGTCGATTTG GCTGTTGGACTTGGTGTCCGGTTTATCAAGTTGGGAGGTCTTTCTCGTGGCGAACGGGTGACTAAGTACAACCGCCTCATTACTATAGAGGAAGAACTTGGCCAGAATGGAACACTGG GCTTCAATGAAGAACACACATTTTTCTACTGGAATAAGGAAGCTGAAAAGGCTGGTGAGCTGCCCGAGGTCCCTGAGCCCATCTTCCCCACAGAAGTTGCAGAGGAACTTGCCAAACTTTGA
- the ENO4 gene encoding enolase 4 isoform X1, with the protein MGEEGGGRSCGTTRELQKLKQQAMEYYRENDVPRRLEELLNSTFYLQPADVYGHLANCFSKLAKPPTICKVVGKNVLDGLGLPTLQVEIFCTIQNFPKNICSVVISTHFEVHENASPELAEAEELERLDAVSTAVQWVNETITEELQGLVPSNQAEVDQVLRTFFENKVQEDKERKELEKNLKDSTVLSPQSPPPPPPPPPPSKKKGQKQGRMETAAEKPIIPAEPPEAVLCGSMAIGAVSLAVAKTSAMLDNNPLYLNIALLKHHQEQPEKLTIPLLMVSLVSCGKSSPGKLNLMKEVICIPHPGLTAKQGVEMLLEIQKHINKAIEMSPPPKPEMKKSHDGGKRGQQQITGKISHLGCLTINYDTIEQPLLLIQGICANLGLELGTNLHLAINCAAHELMDYSKGKYEVMMGTYKSAAEMVDLYVDLINKFPSIIALIDPFRKEDSEQWDSIYNALGSRCYIIAGTASQSISKLLEEGNVSILKYSGLIIRHTNQTTMSDLVEITSLIHGKKHIAVFGSTEGESSDDSLVDLAVGLGVRFIKLGGLSRGERVTKYNRLITIEEELGQNGTLGFNEEHTFFYWNKEAEKAGELPEVPEPIFPTEVAEELAKL; encoded by the exons ATGGGGGAAGAAGGCGGCGGCCGCAGCTGTGGGACCACTAGGgagctgcagaagctgaagcagCAGGCGATGGAGTATTACCGCGAGAACGACGTTCCGCGCAGGCTGGAAGAGCTGCTCAACTCCACCTTCTACCTCCAGCCTGCCGACGTCTACGGGCACCTG gcaAACTGCTTTTCTAAACTTGCAAAACCTCCCACCATATGCAAAGTCGTGGGGAAAAATGTGCTGGATGGACTTGGGCTTCCAACGCTCCAAGTGGAAATATTCTGCACCATTCAAAATTTTCCCAAG AACATATGTTCTGTGGTGATCTCAACTCACTTTGAAGTCCACGAGAACGCTTCACCTGAGCTAGCTGAAGCCGAGGAATTGGAAAGGTTGGATGCTGTCAGCACCGCAGTGCAGTGGGTCAACGAAACCATCACTGAGGAGCTCCAGGGCCTAGTGCCCTCCAACCAGGCTGAGGTGGATCAGGTGCTCAG gacattctttgaaaataaagtacaagaagataaggagagaaaagaattggaaaagaacctaaaagaCTCAACAGTGCTTTCACCCCagtcaccaccacccccacctcctcctccacctccatcCAAGAAAAAAGGACAAAAGCAAG gaaGGATGGAGACTGCTGCAGAAAAACCAATTATACCTGCAGAACCTCCTGAGGCTGTCCTCTGTGGCAGCATGGCCATAGGGGCTGTGTCACTGGCTGTTGCCAAAACCAGTGCCATGCTGGACAATAATCCTCTCTACCTGAACATTGCATTATTGAAGCACCACCAG GAACAGCCAGAAAAGCTAACTATACCTCTTCTGATGGTGTCGCTGGTCAGCTGTGGGAAgtcatcacctgggaagctgaatTTGATGAAAGAAGTGATCTGTATACCCCATCCTGGATTAACAGCTAAACAA GGTGTGGAGATGCTTCTGGAAATTCAGAAACACATCAACAAAGCAATTGAAATG TCCCCTCCTCCAAAGCCAGAGATGAAAAAAAGTCATGATGGAGGCAAAAGAGGCCAA CAGCAGATCACCGGCAAGATCTCCCATCTTGGCTGTTTAACCATTAATTACGACACTATAGAGCAGCCACTGCTCCTCATACAAGGAATCTGTGCAAACCTGGGGCTAGAATTGGGAACAAACCTGCATCTAGCCATCAACTGTGCTGCACATGAGCTGATGGACTAT agtaaaggaaaatatgaaGTGATGATGGGGACCTACAAAAGTGCAGCTGAGATGGTTGACCTGTATGTGGATCTGATCAACAAGTTCCCTTCAATTATTGCCTTAATTGACCCTTTCAGGAAGGAG GACTCTGAACAGTGGGACAGCATCTATAATGCTCTTGGTTCCAGGTGTTACATAATTGCGGGCACCGCATCCCAAAGCATCTCTaagctgctggaggagggcaacgTCAGCATCCTCAAATACAGCGGGCTGATCATAAGACACACCAACCAAACCACCATGTCAGACCTGGTGGAAATAACCAGCCTCATCCACG GTAAGAAGCACATCGCTGTCTTTGGAAGCACAGAAGGAGAGTCATCTGATGACAGCCTTGTCGATTTG GCTGTTGGACTTGGTGTCCGGTTTATCAAGTTGGGAGGTCTTTCTCGTGGCGAACGGGTGACTAAGTACAACCGCCTCATTACTATAGAGGAAGAACTTGGCCAGAATGGAACACTGG GCTTCAATGAAGAACACACATTTTTCTACTGGAATAAGGAAGCTGAAAAGGCTGGTGAGCTGCCCGAGGTCCCTGAGCCCATCTTCCCCACAGAAGTTGCAGAGGAACTTGCCAAACTTTGA